A window of Streptomyces sp. NBC_01142 genomic DNA:
GACCCGGAGGGTCACCACGTCGAGGTTGGTTTCGGGATGCGACCGCCAATAGTCGTGCAGAACAACGGCCTGTGCGCTTCGCAGGCCGAGAACGTCGATCCGAAGGGCCCGGGAGCCCGGCCTGACCGCGGTGATGGCGCGCTCGACACCCGCGACGATGCTCCGCGCGTGGGGGAGAAGTGCCTGGCCATCGAGCGTCAGCTCAACTCCTCGGGCGGTCCGTGTGAACAGACGGACTTCCAGCTCGCGCTCCAGGGCGGCGATCCGCTTGGAGACTGCCTGCTGCGTCACACCCAGCTCATTGGCCGCATGTTGCAACTGTCCGAGCTCGGCCGCCCGGACGAACGATCGCAATGCCTCGGTGTCCACCGGTTCACCTTAGGTGTGCACAACTGATCGTTGTGGCTCGCCGAGGATCGGTTGTCCGATCACGCTCCAGCGTGGCTGCCCTCTCGCTCCTGGAACCTGCCGGCCTTGCCGTTGCCGCGATCGTCGCGGTCAACACTCGGGCCGCGGGTCGCCTGGTTCGAACCGTGCATCGTCTTTCAGCGCCGCCCTCGCCGGCAGCTGCCATCAGCGCGCGGCCCACGACACAGCCACTGCTTTCGCCGGGGCCTGGCAGCGGCACACAGGCGCAACGCCGACACTCCGCGACCGCCTCCGCCTGTACCGCCTCGGCACGCTCACCCCACCGCAGCCTGTCCCAGCGGGCCGGGGTCGACTCATGGGCGGGCAAGACCGTGAGCAACTCATGGTCTGGCTCCGCGAGTTCGCCACTGACGTCGGGGAAATCGTCTCCATAGACGCCGACACCTGGGCCGACACACGCTTCGCCGACAAACACTTCACCTTCTGGGAGACCCCGGACGGCACTCCTGTCTCCATGGCAGGCGCGACCTCGATGGTCGGCGGCCAGATCCGGGTGGACCCCGTCTACACCCCGGCCCACCTACGCGGTCGCGGCTACGCGGGCGCCGTAACGGTCGAGGTGAGCCGGGCCGCGCTCGCCGCAGGTGCCACGGAGGTCGTGCTGTACGCGAACCCGGCCAACCCCACCAGCAACGCCCTCTACCAACGAATCGGTTGCCTCCCGCTCACCGACTGGGCCGTGTACGACTTCGCGGATGCCGAACCCGAAGTCAGTCAGGAACGCGACAGGCACAGCCAAGGCTGCGAGCCGCCTCGGTAGCTCGTCCCCCACCATGCCCACAGTTGTCTGAGACAGGACAACGACAGGTGTCGTATGTGCAGAACACCTGTCGTGTCCCGTCTCACGCGATCACAACGGCCCACCCCTTCGGGCCACTACCGCGCGCTCAGCCGACGGCAGCGCCGAACCACTTGGGCAGCCGGCTGAGCAGATCCTGCTGATCTTCACCGACCCACGCCACATGGCCGTCCGGCCGCAGCAGCACCGCGGGCACGTCCAGTTCCTCGCTGACGTCGACGACGTGGTCGACCCGATCTGCCCAGCCCGCCACCGACAGCCGGCCGGTCTGGTCGAGCAGCAGGCCGCGGCCGCCGTGCATCAGCGTGTAGAGGCGCCCCCGCTTCAGCCCCACGTCCCGCATCCGTCGGCCGAGCAGCTCGTGGCCCTCGCCGAAGTCGTAGCGGACCCCGACCGCGGTGATCATCTCGGTCACGTACCGGTTCACCTCCGCGAAGTCCATCAGCTTCGAGAACAGCTCCCGCAGCGCGGTCGCACCCGGATCGGTCCCCAGCAGGGCGATCTGCGCGCGGGTGTTGTCCAGCACGCGGGCGCCCACCGGGTGCCGTTCGGCGTGGTAGCTGTCCAGCAGCCCCTCAGGTGCCCAGCCGTTGACCGCGGCGGCCAGCTTCCAGCCGAGGTTGAACGCGTCCTGCACGCCGAGGTTGAGCCCCTGCCCGCCGGTCGGCGGGTGGATGTGCGCCGCGTCGCCGGCCAGCAGCACCCGGCCGACCCGGTAACGCTCGGCCTGCCGGGTGGCGTCGCCGAACCGGGACAGCCAGCGCGGCGAGTGCACGCCGAAGTCGGTGCCGGCGAACGCCCGCAACTGCTGCTTGAAATCCTCGAGGGTCGGCTCGGTCGCGCGGTCCTCGGCCACCCCGTCGGCGGGCACGACAACGCGGCACACCCCGTCCTCGGCGGGGCTGACGCCGAACCGCAGTTGGGTCTTGCGGACTTCCTCGACGACGGCGGCAATCGTCGCCGGATCCTCGGTCACCTCCATCTCACCCAGCAGCGTCTCGACCTTGGCGGGCTCGCCGGGGAAACCGACGCCGAGCAGCTTGCGCACCGCACTGCGGCCGCCGTCGCACCCGACGAGGTAGCGCGAGCGCAGCTGCGTCCCGTCCGCCAGCTCGACGGTCACTCCGGCCCCGGCCCCGTCTTCGTACTGGCTCAGCCCGACCACTTCGCAGCCGCGCCGGATCTCGGCACCGACTTCGAGGGCACGCTCGTTGAGCAGCCGCTCGGTGACCGGCTGCGGGCTGGCGACGCCGTACGGGTGAGCCGTGTCCAACCGGTCCGGCCACGGCTTGAGGATGCCGCCGAAGAGACCGCCGACCTGGAACTTCTCACTGACCGCGAGGAACCGGTCCAGCAGGCCGCGCTGGTCCATCATCTCGACGCTGCGCGTGTGCAGGCCCTGCCCGCGGGACTGCTCGGTCTGCTCGGTCAACCTCTCCAGCACGACCACGTGCACACCGTGCAGCCGCAACTCGCCGGCCAGCATCAAGCCGGTCGGTCCGCCGCCGACCACGATCACGTCAATCATGAAAACCCCCATTTAACGATATTGAATTCCGGCCGGCCGCGCGCAGTCCGGCGGCGCGCAGACCGCACCTCCGCGCCGAGTGCCCGCAACCGCACCGCGAGTCCCACCGTCGGTTCGGCGTCCCCGCGCGACCCCTACGTCGACAACCACACACGCACTTCGCGAATCTGTTGTTTCCGCAGGTCCTGGCCTTGGCCGACGATTCTGCGGTACGACCCGGGTCTTGCCGCAAGCCCCCTGGTGCGCTATACGTTGAGAGTGGCAAGGAGTGGGTAGCCTCCTTGCCCTCGTCGCGGGCGACCACGGCCAGGCTTTCAGCCAGAGTGACCAAGCCCGTCGGCGGCTGGAGTGCCCCGGTAACCACGTGGTTGAGGCCGGGGAGCAGCGCTCCCGAGGATCTGCTCGAACACGAGCGAACCGCCATGCGCATCGAAGCAGCGGCAGAATCATCCCAGCGCGGCCGACCGGTCGGCGCTGATCCGAGCAGCCACTGAGAAGTCCGCCCCGCAGTCCGGGCAGGTCGCATCGCCGAAGGCGTAGGTCGACACGTTGGCGACCTCTTGTCGGCCGTCGACGAGCGCCACGTCGTGGAGACGTCGAACGATGCCGGTCAGGCCGGAGGGGCCGGCGGGGCCGGCGGGTGTGGGTCGAGCTCAGCGGGTCGAGCTCAGCAACCTGGTGAACTCCCTCGCCACCCGCAGTAGCCACCTTTTTGTGGGTACTTGGCGGCGGTCAGCGACGGACCGATCCTGGTGAAGGCCGGTCGGACGGCCACCGGATCGGGGTGAGACATGGGTGGCTGTGCGATGCGTCAGGAGGCTGACTGGGCGTCGGTGAGCTTCTCCAGGCGGCGGTGGCCCCAGTCGGAGAGGGGAGCCAAGGCCTCGGAGAGTTCTCGACCGAACTCGGTCAAGGAGTACATGGTCTTCAGCGGAAGCACGTCGTGCACCTCCCGGTGCACCAATCCGTCGGTCTCCATCTCGCGGAGCGCCTGAGTCAGCACCTTCTCGCTGAGGCCCGGCAGCCGCCGACGCAGCTCGCCCGGGCGGTGCGGACCGGATTCCAGCAGCCAGAGCAGAATCGTCTTCCACTTTCCGTCGATCACAGCGATCGCGGCGGTTACCCCACAGACATTCGGGTCCTGGGCACGACTGCGTGTCACATCCACCCCATTCCTTGCATGTTGCCGATATTTCTTTGGAGTTGAGCCATGTCCTTACACGCCGAACAGTCTGCCGTCACC
This region includes:
- the rox gene encoding rifampin monooxygenase, which gives rise to MIDVIVVGGGPTGLMLAGELRLHGVHVVVLERLTEQTEQSRGQGLHTRSVEMMDQRGLLDRFLAVSEKFQVGGLFGGILKPWPDRLDTAHPYGVASPQPVTERLLNERALEVGAEIRRGCEVVGLSQYEDGAGAGVTVELADGTQLRSRYLVGCDGGRSAVRKLLGVGFPGEPAKVETLLGEMEVTEDPATIAAVVEEVRKTQLRFGVSPAEDGVCRVVVPADGVAEDRATEPTLEDFKQQLRAFAGTDFGVHSPRWLSRFGDATRQAERYRVGRVLLAGDAAHIHPPTGGQGLNLGVQDAFNLGWKLAAAVNGWAPEGLLDSYHAERHPVGARVLDNTRAQIALLGTDPGATALRELFSKLMDFAEVNRYVTEMITAVGVRYDFGEGHELLGRRMRDVGLKRGRLYTLMHGGRGLLLDQTGRLSVAGWADRVDHVVDVSEELDVPAVLLRPDGHVAWVGEDQQDLLSRLPKWFGAAVG
- a CDS encoding helix-turn-helix domain-containing protein, which encodes MTRSRAQDPNVCGVTAAIAVIDGKWKTILLWLLESGPHRPGELRRRLPGLSEKVLTQALREMETDGLVHREVHDVLPLKTMYSLTEFGRELSEALAPLSDWGHRRLEKLTDAQSAS